The proteins below come from a single Rosa rugosa chromosome 2, drRosRugo1.1, whole genome shotgun sequence genomic window:
- the LOC133730826 gene encoding uncharacterized protein LOC133730826, translating to MRKTKKIEEEEEEGEEGLLGGEDAKFGSYDSSKTKVPPPAGATEVKIKMTKQQLEELMGRVELKQMTVQQVLAQLIMSVSSNSSDPYETDNQWPWRLVLQSIPEVN from the coding sequence ATGCGGAAGACAAAgaagatagaagaagaagaagaagaaggagaagaggggCTTCTTGGAGGTGAAGATGCTAAATTTGGTTCTTACGATTCTTCGAAGACGAAAGTTCCACCACCAGCAGGAGCTACAGAAGTGAAGATAAAGATGACGAAGCAGCAGCTGGAGGAGTTGATGGGTAGGGTGGAGCTGAAGCAAATGACTGTGCAACAGGTTTTGGCACAGTTGATCATGAGCGTCAGTAGTAATAGTAGTGATCCATACGAGACTGATAATCAATGGCCGTGGAGGCTTGTCCTTCAGAGCATTCCTGAGGTCAATTGA